From candidate division TA06 bacterium:
AACCACCGAGACCCTCGATACACATATCGCGAAGCACAAGAACCTCTCTGTCAAATTAAATAATTACATCGCTTCTCTCCATCGTCTATCGTAAAACATCTCACCATGGCATCACCAGTGTATCCCCAAAGCATAACATACAAGTAAGCAGTACCATGTTCCTAAAAAAACTTTGCGCCAAGGCCTTTCCCAAGTCGCTGTGGATCTATCACGTCAACACTGGGTCCTGCAACGGCTGCGACATCGAGATCGTGGACGTGATCACTCCATACTACGACGCCGAGCGCTTCGGGATCAAGCTGGCTGGCAGCCCCCGTCACGCCGACATCATGCTGGTGTCCGGGCCGGTGACCCGCCAGGCCCTGCCCTCCTTAAAGCGGGCCTACCAGGCCATTCCCGACCCCAAGATCGTGATCGTGGTGGGCTCCTGCGGGGCCGGCGGCAGCCTGTGGTTTGACACCTACAATGTGGTAGGCGGGGTGGACAAGGTAATCCCGGTCAACTACTACATCCCCGGCTGTCCGCCCCGGCCCGAGGCCATCCTCTATGGGGTGGCGGTGGCCCTGGGGCTGGCTCCCAAGAAGGTCAAGGCCGAGGAAACGGTGGAAGGGCCGATCCGGGAGGGAAGGTGGAAATGACGATGCTGAATATAAAATCAGAAAGCAAAAGGCAAAATAATCTGCTCACATGGGGTTTGACTTTTTTGCTCTCTGCCTTCTGCCTTCTGCCTTTAGCGGGCTGCGACAACATTTCCCGGGGAAGCCTTAGCCAGGAAGCGGTAAAGATGGCGGTGTTGCCGGCCTATTCCACCAACCAGATGAGCCAGAAGTACCTGCCGCTGCTGAAATATCTTTCCGGTGAGACCGGATACGAGGTTCAGTACATCTGGGGCCAGAGTTATGCCGGGCTGAGCGCGGCCATAGAGACCTCGGGGGCCGATTTCGTGATCTGCGACCCCTTGTCCTACCTGATCCTGCAGAAGACCCACCGGGCCAGACCGCTGGTGATCAGCGCTGCGGCCGCCGGACTGACGGATGTGCGGGGGATGATATTTGTCCCGCTAGATTCAAAGATCACCGATCCCCTGTCCCTAAAAGGTAAGCTGGTAGCCTGCGCCTCCATGCAGTCCTCCGAGGGATTCATATCCCAAGCCTTTTACCTGAGATCACTGGGGCTTTTACCGGGAAAGGATTACCGGCTGCTGATCTGC
This genomic window contains:
- a CDS encoding PhnD/SsuA/transferrin family substrate-binding protein, which codes for MTMLNIKSESKRQNNLLTWGLTFLLSAFCLLPLAGCDNISRGSLSQEAVKMAVLPAYSTNQMSQKYLPLLKYLSGETGYEVQYIWGQSYAGLSAAIETSGADFVICDPLSYLILQKTHRARPLVISAAAAGLTDVRGMIFVPLDSKITDPLSLKGKLVACASMQSSEGFISQAFYLRSLGLLPGKDYRLLICGTMDEAVKKVAAGQAGAGFGGSGCLEAAKEKGLILLAGAEPVPGWLCLSLKDDNYEVEEKLTQAFLRLNQNNPEHKKVLDGLRCYGFISPSGVDFKGLAEKAQSLNVPF
- a CDS encoding NADH-quinone oxidoreductase subunit B family protein; the encoded protein is MFLKKLCAKAFPKSLWIYHVNTGSCNGCDIEIVDVITPYYDAERFGIKLAGSPRHADIMLVSGPVTRQALPSLKRAYQAIPDPKIVIVVGSCGAGGSLWFDTYNVVGGVDKVIPVNYYIPGCPPRPEAILYGVAVALGLAPKKVKAEETVEGPIREGRWK